In Gossypium raimondii isolate GPD5lz chromosome 12, ASM2569854v1, whole genome shotgun sequence, a single window of DNA contains:
- the LOC105763023 gene encoding xanthotoxin 5-hydroxylase CYP82C4, whose protein sequence is MGFSIELQEQIILAILFTIFVVSLSIHGGDKKKRQRPAPPEAAGAMPLLGHLHLLGTNQLLHRIFGDMADKYGPAFLVRLGSHRALVVSNWQVAKECFTTNDKIFSTRPRSLASKLMGYDHKMLGFAPYGPYWRSLRKLATLELLSSRRMELLRHVRDTEIDCFIKELYEETVRSGGIAVVEVKEKIGSLATNIIVRMIAGKRYSCGSDDEESKRCQNAIADFFHLVGLVLVSDWVPFLGWIDVVMGRIAKIKRISQECDMIIGSWVNEHRRQRKLGENIKGDQDFIHVMLSILDDNNIPTEEADTIIKGTCLSLILGGIDANVVVLTWTVSLLLNNRHVLKRAQDELDIHVGKHRQVQESDINNLVYLQAIIKETLRIKPPVPLSGPREAMEDCTIAGFHIPAGTRLFPNIWKLQRDPSIWQKPLEFLPERFLNDHANVDVRGKNYEFLPFGSGRRICPGITFALKFLPLALGRLLHGFELGTVSDVAVDMSESPGLTTPKATPLEVTLTPRLPAMLYG, encoded by the exons ATGGGATTCTCCATAGAATTACAAGAACAAATCATTTTGGCAATTCTTTTCACCATATTTGTGGTTTCACTTTCAATCCATGGTGGAGACAAGAAGAAACGGCAGAGACCAGCACCGCCAGAGGCAGCAGGGGCCATGCCTTTGCTTGGTCACCTTCATCTTCTCGGAACAAATCAGCTGCTACATAGAATATTCGGGGACATGGCCGATAAGTACGGACCTGCGTTCTTGGTCCGACTCGGCAGTCACCGGGCACTTGTGGTGAGTAACTGGCAAGTCGCCAAAGAATGTTTTACAACCAATGATAAGATCTTTTCAACACGTCCAAGATCCTTAGCCTCAAAACTTATGGGGTATGACCATAAAATGTTAGGTTTCGCACCTTATGGACCATATTGGCGCAGTTTAAGGAAGCTAGCAACGCTTGAGCTCCTCTCCAGTCGTCGGATGGAGTTACTTAGGCATGTTCGGGACACGgaaattgattgttttataaAGGAATTATACGAGGAAACAGTGAGGAGCGGAGGCATTGCAGTAGTGGAAGTGAAGGAAAAGATTGGCAGCTTGGCAACCAACATCATAGTACGGATGATAGCTGGAAAAAGATACAGTTGTGGAAGTGATGATGAAGAATCAAAGCGATGCCAAAATGCCATTGCTGATTTCTTTCATTTGGTGGGTTTAGTCTTGGTTTCAGATTGGGTTCCTTTTCTTGGTTGGATTGATGTTGTGATGGGACGCATAGCCAAAATAAAGAGGATATCACAAGAGTGCGACATGATAATTGGAAGCTGGGTTAATGAGCATCGCCGCCAAAGGAAGCTTGGGGAAAACATCAAAGGGGACCAAGATTTTATCCATGTCATGTTGTCTATCTTGGATGATAACAATATTCCTACTGAAGAGGCAGACACTATCATTAAGGGTACTTGCCTG AGTCTTATCTTGGGTGGCATTGACGCAAATGTGGTCGTGTTAACATGGACAGTGTCGCTTCTGTTGAACAACCGCCATGTGCTAAAAAGGGCCCAAGATGAACTTGACATCCATGTTGGAAAGCACCGGCAAGTGCAAGAGTCAGATATAAATAACTTGGTATACTTGCAAGCCATTATCAAGGAAACATTGCGGATAAAGCCACCGGTGCCTCTATCGGGACCAAGGGAAGCCATGGAGGACTGCACAATAGCTGGTTTCCATATTCCGGCGGGCACTCGCCTTTTCCCTAACATATGGAAATTGCAGCGTGATCCCAGCATTTGGCAAAAGCCTTTGGAATTCCTGCCAGAGAGGTTCCTCAATGATCATGCTAATGTAGATGTAAGGGGTAAAAACTATGAGTTTTTACCATTTGGTTCTGGCAGAAGGATTTGTCCAGGTATTACATTTGCACTTAAATTCCTGCCCTTAGCATTGGGTCGGCTGCTTCATGGATTCGAACTGGGGACAGTCTCGGACGTAGCAGTCGACATGAGTGAAAGCCCTGGATTGACTACTCCTAAAGCTACCCCATTGGAGGTTACTCTTACCCCACGCTTACCTGCCATGCTTTATGGGTAA
- the LOC128035435 gene encoding uncharacterized protein At2g29880-like, producing MSGVPESNAYSQASRGSKRKWVPEEDAALVSCMVDLHNVGTFNVDTGFKAGYLNELERMLQTVLPNAMLKAKPNIESRIRLLKREWSIVYDMLNGQNNSGFGWDEHRQLVVAEDAVWESYLKSHREAAQFRYRTFPYYDQLTTIYARDRATGKDAQTAADVLEEINADVRTTAMDEERNSFYDCEADIPLDDMDVSAAEPQRD from the exons atgtcaggtgttccagAATCAAATGCTtattctcaagcttctcgaggaagcaaaagaaaatgggttccagaagaagatgcagcattagtttcctgcatggtggacctgcacaatgttggaacatttaatgttgataccgggttcaaagccggttatttgaacgagttggaaagaatgctacaaacggttttgccaaatgcaatgttgaaggcgaaacctaATATTGAATCAAGGATTAGGTTACTTAAACGGGAGTGGTCAATCgtctatgacatgcttaatggccaaaataatagcggttttggttgggacgagcataggcagctcgttgttgctgaagatgcggtttgggagtcctatttaaag agtcacagaGAAGCCGCTCAATTCAGATATCGCactttcccttactacgaccaGCTTACtaccatatacgcaagagatcgagcaactgggaaagatgctcaaacagctgctgatgttcttgaagaaataaatgctgaTGTTCGTACTACAGCTATGGATGAAGAAAGAAACTcattctatgactgcgaagctgacatccctttggatgacatggatgtttctgctgCGGAGCCGCAACGAGATtga
- the LOC105763024 gene encoding uncharacterized protein LOC105763024, whose translation MNKGKKKCVEDYSSVSKECLKEGDSKEQVEAKNLEFEDHSIKDQEASVIIESEDRRQDQESGDPVSTGTKDAESEEKIKDIVDESKHDCQDKSHKIVTEVGVETSLDNTKVNEELVNLSSVKMSLETCESDANQETKEVENPQHELEKTESALEPEVNEVEQAKAVPETSSECLSQSVQTSTTTLASEQEIETTQLSEKIEEQIQEVAEIVKHESSEDSSETKTMEEVSLQKEEETEPKVVSVEETIVDQGLQNEEPKDQIQKTSLTLPSKDELSDAKQTAEICLEKEEVDELGDGKKAETGAACAIQVEEPKDQIQALALPDAVVGQETTVSQASITEEPTKLETKEDDKTMENEVKEDESPEKIQEQEQRLKEPQVSKLRQVRRLLTMN comes from the exons ATGaataagggaaagaaaaagtgt GTGGAAGACTATAGTTCCGTCTCAAAAGAATGTCTGAAGGAAGGAGACTCAAAGGAACAGGTAGAAGCGAAAAACTTGGAGTTTGAAGATCATTCAATCAAGGACCAAGAAGCATCCGTCATCATAGAATCGGAAGATAGGAGACAGGATCAAGAGTCTGGAGACCCTGTAAGTACAGGGACCAAAGACGCAGAATCAGAAGAAAAAATTAAGGACATTGTTGATGAATCCAAGCATGATTGTCAAGACAAGAGTCACAAAATTGTGACAGAAGTCGGAGTTGAGACAAGCTTAGACAACACCAAGGTGAATGAAGAGCTTGTGAATTTGAGCTCGGTCAAGATGAGTCTAGAAACTTGTGAGAGTGATGCTAATCAAGAGACTAAAGAAGTCGAAAATCCACAACATGAACTGGAGAAAACAGAATCAGCCTTGGAACCAGAAGTGAATGAAGTTGAACAAGCCAAAGCTGTGCctgaaacatcatccgaatgcTTATCTCAAAGTGTTCAAACTTCTACCACGACATTGGCTTCCGAGCAAGAAATTGAAACCACACAATTGAGTGAGAAGATAGAAGAACAGATACAAGAGGTTGCTGAAATAGTTAAACATGAGAGTTCGGAGGATTCTTCAGAAACAAAAACAATGGAAGAGGTAAGCTTGCAAAAGGAAGAAGAGACAGAGCCCAAGGTTGTTTCAGTAGAAGAAACCATAGTTGATCAGGGTCTTCAAAATGAGGAACCCAAAGATCAAATTCAGAAAACATCTTTGACATTGCCTTCTAAGGATGAATTATCTGATGCAAAGCAAACGGCAGAGATATGCTTGGAAAAAGAAGAGGTTGATGAGCTTGGAGATGGTAAGAAAGCTGAAACTGGTGCTGCTTGTGCTATTCAAGTGGAGGAACCAAAGGATCAAATTCAAGCTTTAGCATTACCTGATGCTGTTGTGGGTCAAGAAACTACTGTTTCCCAAGCTTCAATAACCGAGGAACCAACTAAGCTTGAAACAAAGGAAGATGACAAAACAATGGAAAATGAAGTGAAAGAAGATGAGAGTCCAGAGAAGATCCAAGAACAAGAACAGAGGTTGAAGGAGCCTCAAGTGTCGAAGTTGAGACAAGTGAGAAGGCTTTTGACAATGAATTAA